GATCCACGCCCTGATCCTCTCCGGGCACATGACCCACGAGCACGACAACGAGTTCCGCAGCTTCCGCAAGCACAACGAGTGGATCACGACGCTGCTCGAGGACACCGGGCGATTCAAGGTCCGCGTGCTCGAAGACCCGCGGGGCATCGGCGCCGACATCATCGACAAGTACGACGTCGTCATCGTGATCTTCGAGGGGCGCGACGGCTATCACGAGAAGGCCGTCGGATTCGGTCCGCAGACCGATGCCGCGCTGCTGAAGTTCGTCCACGACGACGGCAAGGGCATCGTCTGGTTCCACGGGTCGGCCGCGCAGGAGGACGACTGGGGTTACCCCGAGGAGTACAACGTGATGCGCGGGTCGCGGCTCACCGTCGCGGGCGGTCTGCGTCCGCGACCGTGGGGCGAGGCGCTGCTGCGCACGACCGAGCCGCGGCACGCGATCACCGAGGGCATCACCCCGACGTGGACGGTCACCGGCGACGACATCCTCACCGGGGTGGAGATCCTCGACGGCGCCCAGGTGCTGGTCACGGTCTTCGACGACCTGGAGTCGTACGAGAACGCGCCGGTGTGGCCCATGTCGCACTACCCGGTCGCGATCCCGGAGGGCGGTATCGCCGACCTGCCCGGGATGAACACCGACCAGCCGATCGCGTGGATCAACGAGTACGGCGCCGGCCGTTCGTTCACGATCACGATCGGTCATGACATCGACACGTTCCGGCGGATCGAGTTCATCCGGATGTTCCCGCGCGGCGTGGAGTGGGCGGCGACCGGTGAGGTCGGCCTGCAGGGTCCGGACCGTCGCGGCGATCGCCGGATCAACCCCTGGCCGTACTACAACCGCGAGGGCTGAGCGGCAGCCCCAGCGGGATGCCTCAGCGGCCGGCGATGCGGTCGGCCATGAATTTGACGCCCGCAGAGGATGTCGAGCCACCGTCGACGGGGATCTCGGCGCCGGTGACGTAGGCCGCGGCATCCGACAGCAGGAAGGCGACGACGCTCGCGACCTCCTCCGCCTGTCCGACCCGCTCGAGCGGGGTGAGCGCCAGCTGCGCGTCGCGCATCGCGGTCGGCGCATGCTCGGTCATCAGCGTCTCGATGAACCCCGGGTGCACGATGTTCACCCGGATGCCGCGTGAGCCGAGCTCGGTCGCCGCGACGTGGGTGAGGCCGCGCAGCCCCCACTTACTGGAGGTGTAGGCGACCGGATAGTGCGCGTTCAGCGCGGCGGACGAGCCGATGTTCACGATCGACGACCCGTCCGACATCAGCGGAGCGAGCGCCTGGATGCCGAGCATCGGTCCGGTGAGGTTGACCGCCAGCACCCGGTCCCAGTCCTCGCGTCGTGTCTCGCCGAGGCGCGAGCGGTGCGTGATGCCGGCGTTGTTGACGAGGCCGCGGAGGGGTTCGCCGTCCAGATCGTCGTCGAGCTCCGCCGCGAGCAGCTCCCACGCCGCTCCATCAGCGACATCGAGCTGACGGTACGACGCATCGATCCGGTCGAGCTCGGGCGCTTCGGCAACCACGTCGGTGGCGAGCACGCGTGCGCCGGCCGCGACCAGCAGGCGCACCGCCGCCAGGCCCTGGCCGCCGGCGGCGCCCGTGACGACGATCGTGCGGCCGTCGAGGCCGGGAACAGGGGACGGATGCGCGACGCTGCTCACGGTTCGACGGTAGCGGCGGCATCCGCTTCTCGGAATGCGCGGTCGGTGATACCGCACATCACCACTCGCGGGGTGCTGGTCGCGGGCGTCGCGGGAGGATGGACGCATGGCACCATCGGAACTCGCACCGGCGACGCTGTTCTCGTGCGCCGGCCAGGTGGCGATCGTCACGGGCGGGGCATCGGGCATCGGTCTCGCGTGCGCAGAGGCGCTGGCCGCTGCCGGCGCGCGGGTCGTCGTCGCCGGCCTCGTCGCGAGCGGTCCTGCGGGTGCGGCGACGAGGCTGGCGACGCGGGGGCTCGATGTCGTCGGAGCCGAGTGCGATGTGACGGATGCCGCGCAGCTGCGAGCGCTCGTCGAGTCCACGCTCGAGCGCTGGGGGAGGATCGACACCGTCGTGGCCAACGCGGGGGCGGCGCTGGATGACCCGGACGCGTCAGAGCATGATGCGTCGCTCGAGCGGATGCTTGCCCTCCATGTGCGCTCGGTGGCTCAGCTCGCCGAAATCGCGCTGCCCGTGATGGCGGAGTCCGGTGGCGGGGCGTTCGTGGTGATGTCGAGCATCGCGGGGCTGCGAGGCAATCGCGTGCTCTCCGGCTACGGGGTCTCAAAGGCGGCGAACGCGCAGATCGCGCGGAATCTCGCAGTGCAGTGGGGGAGTCGCGGCATCCGCGCGAACGCGATCTCGCCGGGCGTGATCGCCACCGATTTCGCCCGGCCGATCACTGAGAACCCGGACGCCGCACCGGTCCGCCTGGCGAAAACTCCACTCGGCCGATTCGGCACGCCGGCGGAGGTCGCGGGCGCC
This portion of the Microbacterium pygmaeum genome encodes:
- a CDS encoding SDR family NAD(P)-dependent oxidoreductase; the encoded protein is MSSVAHPSPVPGLDGRTIVVTGAAGGQGLAAVRLLVAAGARVLATDVVAEAPELDRIDASYRQLDVADGAAWELLAAELDDDLDGEPLRGLVNNAGITHRSRLGETRREDWDRVLAVNLTGPMLGIQALAPLMSDGSSIVNIGSSAALNAHYPVAYTSSKWGLRGLTHVAATELGSRGIRVNIVHPGFIETLMTEHAPTAMRDAQLALTPLERVGQAEEVASVVAFLLSDAAAYVTGAEIPVDGGSTSSAGVKFMADRIAGR
- a CDS encoding ThuA domain-containing protein, whose protein sequence is MTEPIHALILSGHMTHEHDNEFRSFRKHNEWITTLLEDTGRFKVRVLEDPRGIGADIIDKYDVVIVIFEGRDGYHEKAVGFGPQTDAALLKFVHDDGKGIVWFHGSAAQEDDWGYPEEYNVMRGSRLTVAGGLRPRPWGEALLRTTEPRHAITEGITPTWTVTGDDILTGVEILDGAQVLVTVFDDLESYENAPVWPMSHYPVAIPEGGIADLPGMNTDQPIAWINEYGAGRSFTITIGHDIDTFRRIEFIRMFPRGVEWAATGEVGLQGPDRRGDRRINPWPYYNREG
- a CDS encoding SDR family NAD(P)-dependent oxidoreductase, whose protein sequence is MAPSELAPATLFSCAGQVAIVTGGASGIGLACAEALAAAGARVVVAGLVASGPAGAATRLATRGLDVVGAECDVTDAAQLRALVESTLERWGRIDTVVANAGAALDDPDASEHDASLERMLALHVRSVAQLAEIALPVMAESGGGAFVVMSSIAGLRGNRVLSGYGVSKAANAQIARNLAVQWGSRGIRANAISPGVIATDFARPITENPDAAPVRLAKTPLGRFGTPAEVAGAVVWLASAAGAFVTGQNIVIDGGTLISD